From the genome of Glycine soja cultivar W05 chromosome 14, ASM419377v2, whole genome shotgun sequence:
taacatttaatCAAATCACAAATTCACAATTCCCCCTATCAAGCACAATAATTTGAAGAAAAGTAGTTGGTTAAGAACTTAACATACCACATGGTTATCAGCATCAATGGCAGTACAATTGGCGAGGAAGAAATAAGAACCGGGTTCTCTGGAGATAGCGGGTTGGATCCTGGCGATGGGTTCGGCAACGGTTCTAAACTCGAGAGTTCCGACGCACGTGGAAGCCAAGAGAGGCGTGAAGACCATGTGATTGCGCGGGGACACGCAAACGACGTCGTAGATTTGAGTGTCGAGCCCCTTCATGAGGCGGCACCCGGCCCACCCGGAGCCCAGAACCACCACCCTGGGCTTCTCGTGGGCCTGAGTGGGCTCCAGGCCCGCATGCCGAACCGGAGCGGTCGAGGTGCTAAACCGGGGCAGAAGACTTAAGCGGTGCGTGCTTGTGGTGGTGATGGCGGAAAACTTGGTGGAGAGGTGTCTGAACCAGGACATGGTGAAAGAACGTGTGAAGGTTTAACTTAGGTTGTTTTGTTTTACGAGGATAGATGCAGTGAGATCATCAGGGAAGAAGGGCTTCCATTCCATTCCAAAGATGTGGGTCTGTTTGACTTGACTGTTGTAAGAGGCTGCTTTCGCGGGATGGGAGTGTATGACGTTGTTGTCACGTGttgttgtttaattaatgtttaactatttatttaatttttataattaataaatggatattttaatttttaaaatttaataatgaattaaaaaaatttaaggacagggattttttagaattacaatataaaatttagaagaaaaaaatcacttattataggaactaaaaaaataaatttaaggagAATCATTGCCTGTCTCTCACTTACATCAATGTCCTGCCTTTGAATTTCAACGAGGCATGATTGATTTACAAACATTGAAAGTAAAGGTAAAATCTAATCTAATATTTTTAGCTACTAATACACTTGTACAAGCTTATACTTTCTTGATATTCAACACCTCTGATCTAAAGGTGGAATTAAAAATCTCAAGTAGGAGACGAAGTTGCATAGGTAAGAATATGACCACAGATAAGCTTGCAATGGAAATGACAAATTTTACCATCTTGGAATGACCCGAATCCTCAAGCATCAAAGAAAAGGCAGAGCAAAATGCAACCATCATGGCCAAGATAGAACATATGAGTGTGAAAAGGCCAAACATCAACTTGAGTGGCAAGGATTTAAGGAAATCTCTTTCAGCATAACGAGATGTGAGAATTCCAATAAAAGTCATCACAGCAGTGGAGGAAGAAAAGAGTGAGATAGCATCAGCCACCATATAAGTTGTGAACATTCTTTTGTGCAAAAACATAGGAATACCAGTATTTTGATCATTTCCTCCAGGAAGAGTGAAGGCTGCTGCAAACACAATGGTTATTATAAGAGTCCCCACTATTGTGAAGGATGTTGCCGTCTCCTTTGCCCATTTCTCTGCGTCCTTCAACAGTTCTTCATGTTTCTTAGTAAATAATTCTTTAGGCTTCATGCCATCTCCATTTATAGCTTGTTGAAACTTTGGATGCAAAATTCTTTTCACCGCCTGCAACAATTACATCAAATATACGACAAAAGAAATATTCGACATTATGGCTTAATATTGTTGAATCACATCATGTGATCTCTATAtcagcaaaaaaattaattttggatgTAATAATATTACTCTCACACATGATGACATCATATAATGTGTCATGATGTCAACCTTGTGAGTCACAtgttatttctatttttgtttgtttatgacACTAATCATGGTATTCACCATATGTTGTCCATGGTAATCTCTCAAAATATGAATTACGTACATTAAATTCAAGAAAATGATAGCATAAATTAGTAACACTAGCAGCTAATGATAAAAAGGAGAAAACATAAGTGTAGCATGTAAGTGCTTTCAGAGTTGTTTTCTAATCATAATTGGAGTTTTATTTGGTTAGTCCACCTAATAAAAGtcgaaattaaagataaattttaattcctaAGGGTAAACTCTCATTTTAATTGGTGAACAATATTGAATGCACGTCATATACTGCATCCAAGTTTTCTCCCTCTAAACTGTAAGCAAAGTATACTTAATATGATGTTTATTTCGCCAATAACTGTGCTATCTAGTATCTAAGCAAATATAAAATCAGATCAACAATGTCATGATAAAAGgagttaattaaatcatttaaatcttttaaaagaccaatttgttatataataataaaaaaaaagaacaactaGGAGGCTATgtgatattttttacaaaactaaAGCTAAATAATTAGTCTTAAAGTGTATGGCATAATATAACTACAgtttgagaagaaagaaaaaataataacctTAAACCATTGAAGTTCTCTTTGCATTTGCAAAGCTGGACCAGATTTGCGATCAAGCTCGGCCGTGGGCACTGAAGTCCCTATCAAATGCAACATATTGTTACCAAATATATCTGTGCGAGAAATAATCACCTTTCCTTGTCCTTTCAAGCCATTTATGaggttgaaaatgttttctctACGATACAAAATGGCATAAGAAAAAATGCCTCTTTGATTTTCATCAAAAACCCAATAAAGATCAGGATTAGCCTGAGTCAACTTGATTATGAACTCTGCAATTCCACTTTTGGACGCTTCTAATAAGGACTCGTAAACTGAGGCCTCTCTCAGCTTTGCTTCATCAAAGCCCATAATTCCTTTAGCCATGCTATTAAGAATCTCAACTGCACGATGGTgagtcatttttttcttatgtgtTTTCTTTATCCCTGCAAATGAAAGAATATGATGAATGGGTAGTAGTGATCAGAAAATGAAATTACTATTACTAATAAATACTAGTTAGAAGTAATAAATcgtataaaactttttatattgtcaacacataatctttttttctctaaaactaATATATACGTTCCATACCAGGAAGACAAAGAAGTATGGTAATCACATGATCCCGTAGACGAGACAATAGACCTGAAGAGATTTGAGAATGTACAAGTGTTACACAAATGCAAGCAACTTGATCATGTAAAAAATCCTACAACATGGTTTGAACATTGATGTTAATTGAACAGGTACTAACTACTAAGTTAGGTATGAATTAGCCTGGATAGGAAAATTTTGttataacaaagaaaaatagcTTCAAAATGAAGCTCAAATCCTAAACGTGAATGTTTGCAAGGCATATATATACTTTccattatatacatatatattgaataaatacaatttaaaaaccatcatatttttttaaccaaaaatatatataagcctATGTGTTGACAACTAAATATATGTAAGTCGAATgttaaatataatcaattttttattatatattaaatacacGAGTCTGAAtatttcaaaatccattttctataaacatatttttatgcgATTTTAATGGTCATTTAACCTAAAAAAATGCACTTAATTAAAATCCTTCAATTCCTTATAAATGTTAGTGTTCACCTAATGTTTTCTTCTCCTTCACACTTTAATATGATCTGAAGTTCTCAACACttactttaaaaagaaaaatcaaggaCTAGTTTGAAACAAACCTGGTTTAATGATCCTTCCTCCGTCTTCCTTCATCAGATCGCCAGTCTCCTCATGAGTTATGGGTATgactaaaacaaatatttatgaaaTCCTATAAACAATACtattataacaaaatgaaattaattatatgatcaggaaataaatgtttttagtattactttaagaagaaaaaaagtaaagagatTAGTGCCTTAATTAAACCACAACCAAAATGTTAGAAGATAATTAGTCTTCATTATTCACACATACACTTGAACTTTCAACATTTAAGACTCACTTAAATGTGAACCTTAAACCCCtcatgaaaaaatttaataaatttataaattaagagTCGTGTCTTGACCAATGCTTCCCAATATGGGTTAGATACAAA
Proteins encoded in this window:
- the LOC114384621 gene encoding uncharacterized protein LOC114384621, which codes for MAAKCTTRNGIVTELLTPGNYEDWSIMAKNYLTSEDLWINVIEDGGNTETMSQEGEWKKKNAKALHIIQMSCGSETLSQIKETTTARGAWNTLASLYKSRLGAKADIEQGLPLLHRGVQRGDWDTARTFVNNNRKAMYETSKLGKTVVHVAVLTGQEDMVEKLVNKVPKRLLLERDTRGYTALALAAELSDTISVAKCMVDRNRDLLTIKTNEGLIPLVLAAVKGNKNMAKYLYHNTPKQVFNEDNGYTSALLLTRCITSEIFDVALNLLNRNPRIPLTMKFDGVSPLFALAQQPSAFPSVNPPKLWLQWVYKIIPITHEETGDLMKEDGGRIIKPGLLSRLRDHVITILLCLPGIKKTHKKKMTHHRAVEILNSMAKGIMGFDEAKLREASVYESLLEASKSGIAEFIIKLTQANPDLYWVFDENQRGIFSYAILYRRENIFNLINGLKGQGKVIISRTDIFGNNMLHLIGTSVPTAELDRKSGPALQMQRELQWFKAVKRILHPKFQQAINGDGMKPKELFTKKHEELLKDAEKWAKETATSFTIVGTLIITIVFAAAFTLPGGNDQNTGIPMFLHKRMFTTYMVADAISLFSSSTAVMTFIGILTSRYAERDFLKSLPLKLMFGLFTLICSILAMMVAFCSAFSLMLEDSGHSKMVKFVISIASLSVVIFLPMQLRLLLEIFNSTFRSEVLNIKKV